A single window of Hymenobacter sp. APR13 DNA harbors:
- a CDS encoding DNA polymerase beta superfamily protein, with protein sequence MHARIQTALTQLEATHNIRVLYACESGSRAWGFPSPDSDYDVRFIYCHAADWYLTLDDGPDTLSFPVDDELDLGGWELRKTLKLLRGSNAALLEWLQSPVVYREAAGFRAALQALLPACWNPRAGLHHYLGQLRRGVEEDLTGEQVRLKRLFYALRSALAARWIQRYPDQVPPMEFAQLRALLPPDLNDAVNALLARKATADEKTTVPQPAALVAYLQQEYDTAQIARATLPVPHQPNPTPALDSVFRAWL encoded by the coding sequence GTGCACGCCCGCATCCAGACCGCCCTCACCCAGCTCGAAGCCACGCATAACATCCGCGTTTTGTACGCCTGCGAGTCGGGCAGCCGGGCCTGGGGTTTTCCCTCGCCCGATTCCGACTACGACGTGCGCTTCATCTACTGCCATGCGGCCGACTGGTACCTGACCCTCGACGACGGCCCCGACACGCTCAGCTTCCCCGTCGATGACGAGCTGGATTTGGGTGGCTGGGAGCTGCGCAAGACGCTGAAGCTGCTGCGCGGCTCCAACGCGGCCCTGCTGGAGTGGCTTCAGTCGCCAGTGGTGTACCGGGAGGCGGCCGGGTTTCGGGCGGCGCTGCAGGCGCTGCTGCCCGCCTGCTGGAATCCCCGGGCCGGCCTGCACCACTACCTAGGCCAGTTGCGGCGCGGGGTGGAAGAGGACCTGACCGGCGAGCAGGTGCGCCTCAAGCGGCTGTTTTACGCCCTGCGCTCGGCCCTGGCCGCCCGCTGGATTCAGCGTTATCCTGACCAAGTGCCGCCCATGGAATTTGCCCAACTGCGCGCGCTGCTGCCGCCGGACCTGAACGACGCGGTAAACGCGCTGCTCGCCCGCAAAGCCACCGCCGACGAGAAAACCACCGTGCCCCAGCCGGCGGCGCTGGTGGCTTACCTGCAGCAGGAATACGATACGGCCCAGATTGCCCGCGCCACCCTGCCCGTCCCGCACCAGCCCAACCCCACGCCGGCGCTGGACAGCGTGTTCCGGGCCTGGCTGTAG
- a CDS encoding DUF2268 domain-containing putative Zn-dependent protease (predicted Zn-dependent protease with a strongly conserved HExxH motif), translating to MRRFVFVVLLLTTSCTNRLTRVEQVQLITQDLDNFWAAYPAALRDTAQAYRIFQEQYFAKASPGLRDYYARKYQNDPVRFARRITQRPRYYASIRQTTLAVAAQKPQIIAALRQFQALYPPARFSHIYFLMGGFAGSTAQPPGLLIGLDQTANGPGVDTSELTLVQRNRCGPITDLPSLITHEMVHNVQQPNDGTLLGAAIREGMADFVAELVTGTLGNNARLHTYSNAHEAALWRAFEQEMHGTDTHNWLANSTQETTEKPCDLGYYVGYKICQAYYTKSADKKQALATMLTTHDFPAFLARSGYAEKLRPQ from the coding sequence ATGCGCCGTTTCGTATTCGTTGTCCTGCTTCTGACCACCAGTTGCACCAACCGCTTGACGCGGGTAGAGCAAGTGCAACTGATTACGCAGGACCTCGACAACTTCTGGGCCGCGTATCCGGCGGCTCTGCGCGACACGGCCCAGGCATACCGGATATTCCAGGAACAGTATTTCGCCAAGGCCTCGCCCGGCCTGCGCGATTATTACGCCCGCAAGTACCAGAACGACCCGGTGCGGTTTGCCCGGCGCATCACCCAACGGCCCCGCTACTACGCCTCCATACGTCAAACCACGCTGGCGGTAGCCGCCCAGAAACCGCAGATTATAGCGGCCCTCCGGCAGTTTCAGGCGCTTTATCCGCCGGCCCGTTTTAGCCACATCTATTTTCTGATGGGCGGATTCGCGGGCAGCACGGCCCAACCGCCGGGCCTGCTTATCGGGCTCGACCAAACAGCCAACGGCCCCGGCGTGGACACCTCGGAGCTGACCTTGGTGCAACGCAACCGCTGCGGCCCCATCACGGATCTGCCCAGCCTGATAACCCACGAAATGGTGCACAACGTGCAGCAGCCTAACGATGGCACGCTCCTCGGCGCGGCCATTCGAGAAGGCATGGCCGACTTTGTGGCAGAGCTGGTGACCGGAACGCTGGGCAACAACGCCCGGCTGCACACCTACAGCAATGCCCACGAGGCAGCACTGTGGCGCGCTTTTGAGCAGGAAATGCACGGCACCGACACCCACAACTGGCTGGCCAACAGCACGCAGGAAACCACCGAAAAGCCCTGCGACCTGGGCTACTATGTGGGCTACAAAATCTGCCAGGCCTACTACACCAAATCTGCCGACAAAAAGCAGGCCCTGGCCACGATGCTCACCACCCACGATTTCCCGGCCTTCCTGGCCCGGAGCGGCTACGCCGAAAAACTCCGCCCCCAATAG
- a CDS encoding GNAT family N-acetyltransferase has product MSATLVQLRPTQEADLPHLFTFQLDAEACRLAAFVPAENADQTAYLAKFRRFLLNPTIHMQSILVDGELAGSISKSEIEGDAEITYWLDRSFWGRGVATAALRQFLELEPARPLHGRVAFDNLGSRKVLENCGFVQIGTDKGFAPARQMEVEEVIYQL; this is encoded by the coding sequence ATGTCGGCTACCCTTGTACAACTGCGGCCCACACAGGAGGCCGATTTACCGCACCTCTTCACGTTTCAGCTGGATGCCGAAGCCTGCCGCCTGGCCGCCTTCGTGCCCGCCGAAAACGCTGACCAAACCGCCTACCTCGCCAAATTCCGCCGTTTTCTGCTCAACCCCACCATCCACATGCAAAGCATTCTGGTAGACGGGGAGCTGGCAGGCAGTATCTCCAAGTCTGAAATCGAAGGCGACGCCGAAATTACGTATTGGCTGGACAGGAGCTTTTGGGGCCGGGGTGTGGCCACCGCCGCGCTGCGGCAGTTTCTGGAGCTGGAGCCAGCCCGCCCCCTGCACGGCCGGGTCGCCTTCGACAATTTAGGCTCCCGAAAAGTGCTGGAAAACTGCGGCTTCGTGCAAATCGGTACCGATAAAGGATTCGCCCCCGCCCGGCAGATGGAAGTGGAAGAGGTTATCTACCAGCTGTAG
- a CDS encoding polynucleotide kinase-phosphatase: protein MPQSTTSLRLPELSLVLLIGTSGAGKSTFARRLFQATEIVSSDQCRALVADDENDQSATPEAFALLHYLVGLRLKRGLLTVVDATNVQPEARKTLIQLARDYHVLPTAVVLDVPDRVAEDRNRQRAERQHLGRHVIPNQRQQLRRSLKSLKQEGFRHVYHLRGPEEIDAVQTIQRDPLYSNRQQETGPFDIIGDVHGCYDELLTLLAQLGYTVETEPVTDVRDLGVRVTAPVGRRALFLGDLVDRGPASPQVLRLVMRMVQDGLALCVPGNHDIKLLRYLNGKQVNEKHGFAETVQQLAPESNAFKSQVRQFLDGLVSHYVLDGGRLVVAHAGMREEMQGRGSGAVRAFALFGETTGEIDEFGLPVRYNWASEYRGRATVVYGHTPVPDPEWLNNTLDIDTGCVFGGRLTALRYPERELVSVPAQQVYCEPVRPLRAELSASSPAEQDEQPTTNSQELTAQQKNDELLDLQDVLGKQIIKTRLLPSVTVREENAAAALEVMSRFALNPKWLLYLPPTMSPSETSALPDLLEHPAETFDYFRRQGLERVVCEEKHMGSRVVVVLARSEDAARRRFGVVGEGPGKVYTRTGRNFFTDATLEAAFLTRLQDALTASSFWERFSTDWVCMDAELLPWSAKAQELIKNQYAAVAAAATAALPEAAAVLTQAAARGLDGAEALLARTTARQSAAQHYAEAYRRYCWPVDSLADLRLAPFHLLATEGRTYFDKDHAWHMETLRAICLADEGLLRATPYRVVHLQDIADVEAATQWWLDLTAAGGEGMVVKPYDFIPAGQKQLVQPALKCRGREYLRIIYGPDYLLPGNLERLRERNVKSKRNLALREFALGVEGLERFVAGAPLREVHQCVFGVLALESEAVDPRL from the coding sequence ATGCCCCAATCTACCACCTCCCTCAGGCTTCCCGAACTCTCCCTCGTCCTGCTCATCGGCACGTCTGGGGCGGGCAAATCCACGTTTGCTCGGCGGCTGTTTCAGGCCACCGAAATTGTATCGTCAGACCAGTGCCGGGCGCTGGTGGCGGATGATGAGAACGACCAGTCGGCCACGCCGGAGGCCTTTGCGCTGCTGCACTACCTGGTAGGGCTGCGCCTGAAGCGCGGTTTGCTGACGGTGGTGGACGCCACCAACGTGCAGCCCGAAGCCCGCAAGACCCTGATTCAGCTGGCCCGCGACTACCACGTGCTGCCCACCGCCGTCGTCCTCGACGTGCCCGACCGCGTGGCCGAGGACCGCAACCGCCAGCGCGCCGAGCGCCAGCACCTGGGCCGCCACGTCATCCCGAACCAGCGCCAGCAGCTGCGCCGCAGCCTCAAGAGCCTCAAGCAGGAGGGATTCCGCCACGTGTACCACCTGCGCGGCCCCGAAGAAATTGACGCCGTGCAGACCATCCAGCGCGACCCGCTCTACAGCAACCGCCAGCAGGAAACCGGCCCCTTCGACATCATCGGCGACGTGCACGGCTGCTACGATGAGCTGCTGACGCTGCTCGCGCAGCTGGGCTACACCGTGGAAACCGAGCCCGTGACGGACGTGCGGGATTTGGGCGTACGCGTGACAGCGCCGGTGGGTCGTCGAGCTCTGTTCTTGGGTGATTTGGTGGACCGCGGGCCGGCCTCGCCCCAGGTGCTGCGGCTGGTGATGCGCATGGTGCAGGACGGCCTAGCGCTGTGCGTACCCGGCAACCACGACATCAAGCTGCTGCGCTACCTCAACGGCAAGCAGGTGAATGAAAAGCACGGCTTTGCCGAAACCGTGCAGCAGCTGGCCCCGGAATCCAACGCGTTCAAGAGCCAGGTGCGGCAGTTTCTGGATGGGCTGGTGAGCCACTATGTGCTCGACGGCGGCCGGCTGGTGGTAGCCCACGCGGGTATGCGCGAAGAAATGCAGGGCCGCGGCTCGGGTGCCGTGCGGGCCTTTGCGCTGTTCGGCGAAACCACCGGCGAAATCGACGAATTCGGCCTGCCGGTGCGCTACAACTGGGCCTCGGAGTACCGCGGCCGGGCCACCGTAGTGTACGGCCACACCCCCGTACCCGACCCCGAATGGCTCAACAACACCCTTGACATCGACACGGGCTGCGTGTTCGGTGGCCGCCTCACCGCCCTGCGCTACCCCGAGCGGGAGCTGGTGTCGGTGCCCGCCCAGCAGGTGTACTGCGAGCCGGTCCGGCCGCTTCGGGCTGAGTTGTCAGCTTCTTCGCCAGCGGAACAGGACGAACAGCCAACAACTAACAGCCAAGAGCTAACAGCTCAACAAAAAAACGATGAGCTGCTGGATTTGCAGGACGTGCTGGGCAAGCAGATTATCAAAACGCGGCTCTTGCCATCGGTGACGGTGCGGGAGGAAAACGCGGCGGCGGCGCTGGAGGTGATGAGTCGGTTTGCGCTGAATCCGAAGTGGCTGCTGTACCTGCCGCCCACCATGAGCCCCTCCGAAACCTCGGCGCTGCCGGATCTGCTGGAGCACCCCGCTGAAACCTTCGACTACTTCCGCCGCCAGGGCCTGGAGCGGGTGGTGTGCGAGGAAAAGCACATGGGCAGCCGCGTGGTGGTGGTTTTGGCCCGCAGTGAGGACGCCGCCCGCCGCCGCTTCGGCGTAGTGGGCGAGGGGCCGGGCAAGGTGTACACCCGCACCGGCCGCAACTTCTTCACCGATGCCACGCTGGAAGCCGCTTTCCTCACCCGCCTGCAGGATGCTCTCACGGCCAGCAGCTTCTGGGAGCGGTTCAGCACCGACTGGGTGTGCATGGATGCCGAGCTGCTTCCGTGGTCGGCCAAGGCCCAGGAGCTGATCAAAAACCAGTACGCTGCCGTGGCCGCCGCCGCTACTGCCGCGTTGCCCGAAGCCGCCGCCGTCCTCACCCAGGCCGCCGCCCGCGGCCTCGATGGGGCGGAGGCGCTGCTGGCCCGCACCACTGCCCGCCAGTCGGCCGCCCAGCACTACGCCGAGGCCTACCGCCGCTACTGCTGGCCGGTGGACAGCCTTGCCGATTTGCGCCTGGCCCCGTTCCACCTGCTCGCCACCGAGGGCCGCACCTACTTCGACAAAGACCACGCCTGGCACATGGAAACCCTGCGCGCCATCTGCCTGGCCGACGAAGGCCTGCTCCGCGCCACGCCCTACCGCGTGGTGCACCTGCAGGATATTGCCGACGTGGAAGCCGCCACCCAGTGGTGGCTGGACCTCACGGCGGCCGGCGGCGAAGGCATGGTGGTGAAGCCCTACGACTTCATCCCCGCGGGCCAGAAACAGCTGGTACAGCCGGCCCTCAAGTGCCGCGGCCGCGAGTACCTGCGCATCATCTACGGCCCCGACTACCTGCTGCCCGGCAACCTGGAGCGCCTGCGCGAGCGAAACGTGAAGAGCAAGCGCAACCTGGCCCTGCGCGAATTTGCCCTGGGCGTGGAAGGCTTGGAACGGTTCGTGGCCGGTGCCCCGCTGCGCGAAGTGCACCAGTGCGTATTCGGCGTGCTGGCCTTGGAAAGCGAAGCCGTGGACCCGCGGCTGTAG